ggGGGGCAATGTCCCCTCTAGCTCCACCAGTGAGTAAATGTATAGTCCAAAAGACTTATACTTAAAGAAAGCGGAGAAAATACATCCTGTATTGGGTGTATGTATATTTCCTCCCTCTAATATGGAAGTAGATCTCACACAGATAGTAAACATACATGAACTAGATGCATGATATATACCTAGCTTGAAGTGCTATTGAGAGTTTAGAGACTAGAGAGTTTGACATGTTGCCTTCCCAACTGCCACCTAAGACATTGGGCAAGAAAATAAGTACGTAATTgaatcttctctttttttttttttttttttccatttctaaCCTACCTGAGAGGTAACATATACCCGGTACAGGTACAACTTCTCCTTATccacacattatatatatactagtgaTAGCTCTTTGAATATCTATGTACTATGACAATTTCTTAGAACTTATTTACTAAATGTGATACCTACTCACCATAAAATGCTACAAAGAATGATAATGAATGTCATCATCtttctacaatatttaaattttcgcaatgaatgataatatatgctacaatttttttgaagatcttcattaaattaaatatctGCAATCATCTACAATaaagattttgttattcatatttcattctttattatcttattttatgagTCTAATTATGATATTTAgcttacttatttttaatgaataccCTTTTAAGCtggaaattaaattaaaaaagaacaaaataacaaatGACATATGTCATCAAAGTttctattagataaaattataagtcTAGAAGATTTAAACCTAATAAATTAGTGTTCTCTAGGTAACAAATAGAACACCATATATCATCATTCTAACTTTCGAAGCATGACTACCAGCCTAtcacataaaatttgaaatacacaaagaaattttttgggacattaaaatttagtaggAGTATATTAAACATTGCACAGTGGAATATTTTTggaattataagattttgttagggtTTAACCAAGAGAGAAACAATAGGGGTATTTgctcatttacaaaatataattgatgaaattattcaactttagTTTAGGGGGGAATGCAACTACCCCGAACATAAAGGAAGAAAGTGTTACTTGGTCaatttgtgtgtgtaaaacaatatgtgtgtgtgtgtgtgtgtttatttaaaaaaaaaacttgaaacaatgtgttaaaaaaaatcaacctaaaaaaaattatgcattacaATACTTTCATTTCTAGCTATGGTGGATCAGAGtctgatattttatgattttaatttagagtaatgttacgtccacaatatttttataataaatcttaggTGGTAAATTGCTATTGGTTTTAAATTGGGCTAATCACTTTTAACCgtgcatttaaaataaaataaaaagccaacTGAAGAAAATTGTGCCTAAAGCAATGAATTTTGGCTTACTAAATTTGactgaacaaaaaaagaagcataagaacacaacaaaatgtcacaaaaaaaagaagtttaggaATATAGTAAAACGTCACAACATTTtcgtaatattttttatttccaactGTGATAGGTCCcagtttgatattttattaattaatttttacgttcacaacaaatcttaggtaaaaatttattactggTTTTAAAATcgtgcattaaaaaaaaaaagacaatacaagaaaattgtgcgTGAAACGTacaatgaattttggctcactcaatttgactatatatactaaaaaaaaagtctaagaatacaaaaaaatattaaaacattttcacaatacttttattttaggatctgaatagatatatttttattttatttgagagaaatgctacatccataacatttttagaacaaattataaatgacaagttgttattggttttaaattgaaCCCACtactaatatcacttttttatccttaaaaaaaagtgtaactatacatacacatataaatatttaaaagaaaatacaaaaacagcACAACTAAAACCGGCGTAGTGTggtttgtggaaaaaaaaaaaaagcctaatgaacaatgttgtgaaagtgttgtgaaaaatgttgtggatgtaacatttcttttttcataatacttttagTTTTAGTTGTGGATGAttctagtatgatattttattttaacctataaggaattaacatatcaacaattgtaaaaatattgtgacaatttattGTGTTAACTAACAgctttgtatatataaaaataaaataaaagagtggACAGGATGAtattacccccaaaaaaaagcagagaaaaaagaaaagaaaagaaaagaaagtagcagaaaaaaaaaggaaggaaaagaaagcaACAACAGTGCAGAGGTTGACTAAACCAAagcactgtagctacagtgccaattgaacaaaccaaattgGCACTGTAGCAACTattcaaaacttgaaaaaaaaggaataaaggaAAAGGATAAAGGATAAAGGCGACTCAATAAACCAAAATACTGTTCATTGAGCTTattggctctttttatatatactagttagTCACGTGCTACCTCTtgagtaaaaaaattaagctaaaatttctatttgaagaagtataaaactatatacataaaaaaatgtatgtcaCACACAATGTTAGGGTAGCTATTTAACATatgaatatctattttattataacaATTTCTTAGTACTTATTTGCTAATGTCAATATCCACtcactaaaaatttctaaaaatgataatgaatattatcatcttccaacaataaTCAACTAAGTTTTGTTAAGATATTGTCATAATGTTTAAAGTTTCATAATGAAAGATGTCATATGCTATGCTACAATTGAACCATTTCATCAAATACATTCAACCATacacaatgaaaattttttcattcatactttcttctttatcattctaCATGAGTCTAGGTACAATGTTTAGCTAGCTTGGTTTTTAATGAACACCCATTTTaggcaagaaatgaaaaaaaaaaaaaaggcatgtgTCTCGAATTTcccattagataaattataagtttcaaagatttaaacctagaaaatcaatcTTCTTTaggtaataaataaaataccttATATCATCATTTCAACTTTCTAATCATTACtaccatctaaaactcaaaatatgtgaagaaaatttttggaatattaaaatttattgggagtattttagacattaggcaatataatattttaagaattataaGTTTTCATTAGAGTTTAACTGAAagaataacaatatgacatatttgctcTTTTCCAAAACACTAAGGGGagaattgcttgattttaaagtttaaggaggaACTGTGAACTATTtcaaacataaaggatgaaatgtgttgttatcctttttttttttttgggtctaaaactatgtgtttttacttaaaatttacgtaaagataaaattacaataaataagaataaagtttagttataaaattaattgtagTCTTAGACTACAACCTTattaaatatctttttattggaggtgagttgtagccttaggttataaccttactcaataaaataaatattactaaatattttgaaaatctaatcgttgaatttcatattctttacgctcttaatatgcatgtcaaattttgtatcaattggatattatttactatatgatctataagtttatattttatgcataattttaaactacaaaaacttataatttaaacaatttattgatgacatagctattgttctttaattttcttaaaattttgcaagcatggaggatataagaataagatgtaatctaatggtggatttgttaaaattcacttccaataaaaaaaatatattgaataaggttgtagcttaaagttataaccaattttgtagccaaattttatcctaaaaaaaaaatacaaaagttaatttaagaaaattgtacgtgaaatagtgaattttggctaAACAAAGTtgactaaactaaaaaaaaatttattgaaacacAACATAATGGTCCAACATTTTCGTAATAccataattttgttatattttatcttgATTTGTAAATAATTGATACTATagtagttttaaaaatattatgatgaAAACAAATTatcttaatattttcacaagagaaattctatgttcacaacattttcacaataaatcataagtagtatgtTGTTtcaggttgttattggtgagcaaaaaagtaatttcaatggtaaatttaaattagaactaataacaatttacctCTTATgctttgttatgaaagtgttgtgaaaaatgttatggatgtcacactttttttttttacaatacctttattttttgctgTGATTGGTTccagtatgatattttattattttattttggcctATAAGGAATTAACACctcaacaattataaaaatattgtaacattttattgtgttaatattttatttttttagagtagcttatatgtatataaaagaataaaaaataaaaagcgtGTTCAATAGGCCAATTTACCaaccaaatttgaaaaagaaaaagaaaaaggcaaatgAAAGTAAAAAGTGTTGAATAAACCAAATTTACTGTTTCTATGGCATTGactctttctatatatatatagataaaaagCGTGTTCAATAGGCCAATTTACCAaccaaatttgaaaatgaaaaaaaactaagtaaaaGTGAAAAGAGTTAAATAAACCAAATTTACTGTTTCTTTGGCATTTACTCTTtctatatatagataaaaagCGTGTTCAATAGGCCAATTTACCAaccaaatttgaaaatgaaaaaaaaaaccaagtaaaAGCGAAAAgagttgaataaaccaaatttacactttttatatatagagataTATAAAATCATGCATGTAGAGCCAAATGCAATTACATACTTGGTGACGCAAATCAAAtgagagaaatgaataaaatatacgCAGTCAGTGATGTAAGGCACTGGGTAggcatcattattattatattcgTTTTGGGCCAAAAGGCACCTCATCTGTCCACCAAACTCCAAAGTGTGAAACATGACCTTCAATGTGGCGTACACAAATAATATTCTAACACTAACTAGCTAGTccctataaatatatatgtagtGACCACATGCATGCATCAATCTTCAATCACAGAGCATTAGAAATCATTTCagtatcataaaaaataaacatggtAGCCATCTTTCTTTATTTGTCTCTCACTCTTCTCATCTTCCTTGTTGCTATCAAGCTCATCATCAAAACAAGAACTACTCGACCAAAACACCTCCCACCTAGCCCACCTTCTCTTCCAATTATAGGCCATCTCCATATCATTAAAAAACCACTCCACCGTACTTTCCTTACCCTCTCACAAAAATATGGTCAAATATTCTCACTCAAATTTGGTTCACAACTTGTGGTCATTGTGACATCCCCATCAACAGTTGAAGAATGCTTCACAAAGAATGACATAGTATTAGCCAACCGTCCTCCCACCCTATTAGGCAAGCACCTTGCCTACAACAACACCACCTTAACACAATCCCCATATGGCGATCACTGGCGCAACCTCCGCCGCATTAGTACCCTTGAAATCCTCTCAAACAATCGCCTCAACAAGTTCTTTGGCATCCGAAGGGACGAGATCAAGCACTTGCTACGAAGCCTGTCACGCAATTCTTGCCACGGTTTCGCCAAGGTGGAGCTACAATCAATGCTTTTGGAGATGACATTTAACAGCATGATGAGAATGGTGGCAGGGAAACGGTACTACAGGTACGGTGAGTACGTGAAGGACGAGGAAGAAGCGAGACAGTTTAGGCGGATAATGAAAGAGATAATAGGGTTCGGAGGGGCATCAAATCCAGCGGAGTTTGTACCCATCTTGCGGTGGATGGATTATGGAGGTTTGGAGAAGAAGTTTAAGAGTCTCTCCAAGAGGATGGATGAGTTCTTGCAAGCACTTGTTGATGAGCAAAGGCGTAAGGAGGAAGAGGGTAACACTATGATTGACCATATGCTTTCTTTGCAAAAATCGCAGCCAGACTACTACACAGACCAAATCATCAAGGGGCTTATAGTGGTAAGTGCACTCTTGGATGGAGCCATGTTTGGACttgggggcaatggcccccatttaaaaaaaaaattattattatatatattaggtactaattttagcaattttgttttagaaaattacacttttgctcccttaaaaatatcattgattcttttaagagtattgttatagtcacaaaattttctataacatttttatagaCAATTAaggtaacaaattcttattggttcgcatttGGACTCACCACTTACATTATTAGCAATTTATAAAAAGGTTTGTAGTTCAAACATTTTCCACATTTTaaagaccattaaaaaaatatttatatgtctaaaatctaaaagaaatatacaagcccaaaaaattagtacaacaacaaaaaattaagcgACTAAGTAGCAACAAAGTCGAAGGCCGAAGTCATTGCACACAACCAACAGCAGAGCCGCCTCCCCTAACTCTAagttctggctccgtccctgagTGCACTCAATAGTGCTTCATCTCTTATTAAGAAAACTAGGAAAtcaaggttttgtttgattctttcatcttAAAAAGTAGACATgcaattatttgttttatttttccttagTAGCTTCATTGGAATTACTGTCTAGTGCGAAAAAGTGACATTCttagttccaaaaaaaaaaaaaccacaataaCATTAGACTAACTAGATACATAcagtttatcaaataaaaactaGTTACATACATATCATCATCATTAAATGTCTTAGAACATAGAAACaaacagtttttatttaatatattattgttcTATTCTAAACACCTCGTGTACAATGTGCAGGTATTGTTATTTGCTGGGACTGATACATCAGCAGTCACATTAGAGTGGGCAATGACTAATCTACTAAATCATCCTAATATATTGAAAAAGGCTAGAGATGAGATAGATAGTCAGGTTGGAGAAGAGAAATTGATTGAGGAATCAGATG
This genomic stretch from Castanea sativa cultivar Marrone di Chiusa Pesio chromosome 9, ASM4071231v1 harbors:
- the LOC142610908 gene encoding cytochrome P450 81E8-like; its protein translation is MVAIFLYLSLTLLIFLVAIKLIIKTRTTRPKHLPPSPPSLPIIGHLHIIKKPLHRTFLTLSQKYGQIFSLKFGSQLVVIVTSPSTVEECFTKNDIVLANRPPTLLGKHLAYNNTTLTQSPYGDHWRNLRRISTLEILSNNRLNKFFGIRRDEIKHLLRSLSRNSCHGFAKVELQSMLLEMTFNSMMRMVAGKRYYRYGEYVKDEEEARQFRRIMKEIIGFGGASNPAEFVPILRWMDYGGLEKKFKSLSKRMDEFLQALVDEQRRKEEEGNTMIDHMLSLQKSQPDYYTDQIIKGLIVVLLFAGTDTSAVTLEWAMTNLLNHPNILKKARDEIDSQVGEEKLIEESDVSKLHYLQSIILETLRLYPAAPLLVPHMSSADCTIGGYDVPSGTMLLVNAWAIHRDPKIWDDATSFKPERFENGEVEGHKLMPFGIGRRSCPGAGLAQRTVSLTLGSLIQSFEWERVTTKEVDINEGSGITMPKAMPLEAMCQARPIMRKLLSQSMDDI